A region of Ochotona princeps isolate mOchPri1 chromosome 2, mOchPri1.hap1, whole genome shotgun sequence DNA encodes the following proteins:
- the FAM151A gene encoding protein FAM151A, with product MSSASSTLPSYPGSDKNCTDDAVCRPDADMLDYLLSLGQINRKDGLLVSWYHAANSRQQMEDALNSDIMVLEADVNVEGLNTVNETGVPIMAHPPDIYSDNTLQHWLETVLAFSQRAPKSIKLDFKSIKAVGPSLDLLRKLTDEGKVRRPVWINADIQRGPNVPLPIEINATQFLALVQEKYPQITLSPGWTTLYVPQLPNSTYTQAMIEQMHRLVGALQQKVTFPVRAVMARAAWPHFSWLLAQSDRYSLTLWQGTIDPITVDDLLYIRDNCATHQIYYDLFEPIWSQFKQQALNATRKRTYYSGGSLIPILQAPGGDGLGVEWLLPEVQGHGRLAEVTLPDGEGMILLNVSLEETTAEDPMPTVHAAGNAAIPLESCLMQLAMLPRRWGIHVHIAEPRALRPSLAILARLSSLDHLPWPVWVGAIISHGSFTVPGYMAGQELLTAVAEVFPHVTVAPSWPEEVLGSGYGEQLLTDMLELYQGLRQPVSFQLQARPLGQSAAGVVARLLAASPRATVTVYHSPSDGEDAAVHAGLLAARSVDRTRVYYRLPQEYRKDLLA from the exons ACTGTACGGATGATGCAGTCTGCCGCCCCGATGCTGACATGCTGGACTACCTGCTGAGCCTGGGCCAGATCAACCGCAAGGATGGCCTGTTAGTCAGCTGGTACCACGCAGCCAACAGccgacagcagatggaagatgccctGAACA GCGACATCATGGTCTTGGAGGCTGATGTCAATGTGGAAGGACTCAACACAGTCAACGAGACGGGGGTCCCCATCATGGCCCACCCCCCAGACATCTACAGCGACAACACCCTGCAACACTGGCTGGAGACTGTGCTGGCCTTCTCCCAGCGGG CTCCCAAAAGCATCAAGCTGGATTTTAAGAGCATCAAGGCCGTGGGCCCATCCCTGGACCTCCTGCGGAAGCTGACAGATGAGGGCAAAGTCCGCAGGCCCGTGTGGATCAACGCAGACATCCAAAGGGGCCCCAACGTGCCGCTGCCCATCGAAATCAATGCTACCCA GTTCCTGGCCTTGGTCCAGGAGAAGTACCCTCAGATCACCCTTTCTCCAGGCTGGACCACACTCTATGTGCCCCAGCTCCCGAACAGCACGTACACCCAGGCCATGATAGAGCAGATGCACAGGCTGGTGGGCGCACTGCAGCAGAAAGTCACCTTCCCCGTGCGGGCGGTCATGGCAAGGGCTGCCTGGCCTCACTTCAGCTGGCTGCTGGCCCAGTCGGACAG GTACAGCCTGACGCTGTGGCAGGGAACAATAGACCCCATTACTGTGGATGACCTCCTCTACATCCGGGACAACTGTGCCACTCACCAAATCTACTATGACCTCTTCGAGCCCATCTGGTCACAGTTCAAGCAGCAGGCCT TGAATGCCACACGGAAACGAACATACTACTCAGGGGGCAGCCTGATCCCCATACTCCAGGCACCCGGGGGTGATGGACTGGGTGTAGAATGGCTCCTTCCAGAAGTCCAGGGCCATGGAAGATTGGCGGAAGTCACCCTCCCAG ATGGAGAAGGCATGATCCTATTGAATGTCAGCCTTGAGGAAACTACAGCTGAAGATCCCATGCCCACCGTACATGCTGCAGGCAATGCTGCCATCCCTCTTGAGTCGTGCCTGATGCAGCTGGCCATGCTCCCCAGACGCTGGGGCATCCATGTGCACATTGCAGAGCCCAGAGCCCTCCGGCCATCCCTGGCCATCCTGGCACGCCTCTCCAGCCTGGACCACCTGCCTTGGCCTGTGTGGGTTGGGGCCATCATCTCCCATGGTAGCTTTACAGTCCCCGGCTATATGGCCGGCCAAGAGCTGCTCACAGCTGTGGCTGAGGTCTTTCCCCACGTGACTGTGGCCCCGAGCTGGCCAGAGGAAGTGCTTGGCAGTGGCTATGGGGAGCAACTGCTCACAGACATGCTGGAGCTATACCAGGGGCTCAGGCAGCCAGTGTCATTCCAACTACAGGCCAGGCCCCTGGGCCAGAGTGCGGCCGGAGTTGTAGCCAGGCTGCTGGCAGCTTCTCCAAGGGCCACGGTCACAGTGTACCATAGCCCCTCGGACGGCGAGGATGCAGCAGTGCATGCGGGGCTGCTGGCAGCCAGAAGCGTCGACAGGACCCGTGTCTACTACAGACTGCCCCAGGAGTATCGCAAGGACTTGCTGGCCTAG